In Thiospirochaeta perfilievii, a single window of DNA contains:
- a CDS encoding glycoside hydrolase family 43 protein — protein MVSVKNPILRGFYPDPSICRVGKDFYLVNSSFVYFPGVPIFHSRDLAHWEQIGNILDREEQCPFEGSEISKGIFAPTIRYHNGLFYMITTNVSFGGNFIVTAEKPEGPWSDPYYLGAEAQGIDPSLFFDDDGKCYYVGTRPNPEGVRYNGDWEIWIQELDIANMKLVGKSMAIWKGAVKDVIWPEGPHIYKINGYYYLLHAEGGTGPEHAISIARSKELFKWFEGSPRNPIFSHRNLGVDYPVIYVGHGDFVEDGEGNWYIVMLASRPCKKHSSMGRETFLAKVTWENEWPVINPGIGKLEDKVTLPFEERRFGNEFSNHDHFNFWGDKLDDRLLGIIKRSEDIYSLSAKEGFLRLFTRKEVISNKENASYLGIRQKNYKFDVKTGMCFTPQTENETAGLVLYQNHSNNLRMEVLKSGDKNMFRITEHIKDIDNFIAESEISIKENSIIEIFLRASDQNAEIWIKEKDEMILIKNNISLLPYTTEQAGGFVGCTIGMYTSSNGTNSTNYADFSWFSYDGND, from the coding sequence GTGGTATCAGTAAAAAATCCCATATTAAGAGGATTCTATCCCGATCCTTCAATTTGTAGAGTAGGAAAAGATTTTTATTTAGTAAATTCAAGTTTCGTATATTTCCCAGGAGTTCCTATATTCCATAGTAGGGATCTTGCTCACTGGGAGCAGATAGGAAATATTTTAGATAGGGAAGAACAGTGTCCCTTTGAAGGAAGCGAAATCTCCAAAGGTATTTTTGCACCAACAATAAGATACCATAATGGTCTGTTTTACATGATTACTACAAATGTAAGTTTTGGTGGAAACTTTATTGTAACAGCAGAAAAACCAGAAGGTCCATGGTCAGACCCATATTATCTTGGAGCTGAAGCCCAGGGAATTGATCCTAGCCTATTTTTTGATGATGATGGGAAATGTTATTATGTAGGAACAAGACCAAACCCAGAAGGAGTCCGGTATAATGGTGACTGGGAAATATGGATTCAGGAACTAGATATAGCAAATATGAAACTAGTAGGTAAAAGTATGGCTATATGGAAAGGTGCAGTAAAAGATGTAATCTGGCCTGAAGGACCACATATCTATAAAATTAATGGGTACTATTATCTTCTTCATGCTGAAGGTGGAACAGGTCCTGAACATGCAATAAGTATAGCAAGAAGTAAAGAGCTCTTTAAATGGTTTGAAGGAAGTCCAAGAAACCCAATATTTAGTCACAGAAACCTTGGTGTTGATTATCCTGTTATTTATGTTGGACATGGTGATTTTGTTGAAGATGGAGAAGGTAACTGGTATATTGTTATGTTAGCATCAAGACCTTGTAAAAAACATAGTAGTATGGGACGAGAAACATTTCTTGCAAAAGTTACTTGGGAAAATGAGTGGCCAGTAATTAATCCTGGAATCGGTAAACTGGAAGACAAAGTAACATTACCATTTGAAGAGAGAAGATTTGGAAATGAGTTTAGCAATCATGACCATTTTAACTTTTGGGGTGATAAACTCGATGATAGATTACTCGGTATAATAAAAAGATCAGAGGATATCTATTCTTTATCAGCTAAAGAAGGTTTTTTACGACTTTTTACACGAAAAGAGGTTATTTCGAATAAAGAGAATGCTTCATATTTAGGTATAAGACAAAAAAACTATAAGTTTGATGTAAAAACAGGTATGTGTTTTACTCCACAAACAGAAAATGAAACAGCAGGTCTTGTATTATATCAAAACCACAGTAACAACCTAAGAATGGAAGTTTTAAAATCTGGTGATAAAAACATGTTTCGAATTACTGAACATATTAAAGATATTGATAATTTTATTGCTGAGTCAGAAATTTCAATTAAAGAGAATAGTATAATTGAGATATTTCTTAGAGCCTCTGATCAAAATGCTGAAATATGGATTAAAGAAAAGGATGAAATGATACTTATCAAAAACAATATATCATTATTACCTTATACAACAGAACAAGCTGGAGGATTTGTGGGATGTACAATTGGAATGTATACATCTAGTAATGGTACAAATAGTACAAATTACGCAGATTTTTCATGGTTCTCATACGATGGTAATGATTAA
- a CDS encoding AraC family transcriptional regulator, which produces MNSLAYSTTYTYSKAYQNEINEKFTPHCDNLIKIIITIGEPFVIRINGGETILRKGDVMLISPGVIHSTKNLTSDDTFIVKADLSGLENSSAFNGILDNITPFLTISPDSNPIMYNDLNRKVLQINSEYKFDKTLAQISTYSLLLDIFIHVKNNQNKETLKIYTPEKYNYTKKFAEVCDYINKNCTENLTLDDISKVAGISKFHFSRLFKQFNNITFHKYLNQTRINYAVSLFENEENTITEIALSSGFNSLSTFIRIFKQEKRCTPREYKKAHIS; this is translated from the coding sequence ATGAATTCTTTAGCTTATTCAACAACATATACTTATTCAAAAGCGTATCAAAATGAAATTAATGAAAAATTCACCCCACATTGTGATAATTTAATAAAAATAATCATAACAATAGGAGAACCTTTTGTTATACGTATAAATGGAGGAGAAACTATATTAAGAAAAGGAGATGTTATGCTTATTTCTCCTGGAGTTATACACTCTACAAAAAACTTAACATCTGATGATACTTTTATTGTAAAAGCTGATTTGTCAGGTTTAGAAAATAGTTCAGCATTTAATGGAATTTTAGATAATATAACACCATTTTTAACTATTAGCCCTGATAGTAATCCTATAATGTATAATGATCTTAATAGAAAGGTATTACAGATTAATTCAGAATATAAATTTGATAAAACTTTGGCTCAGATAAGTACATACTCCCTATTATTAGATATTTTTATTCATGTTAAAAACAATCAAAATAAAGAAACCTTAAAAATCTATACTCCAGAAAAATATAATTATACAAAAAAATTTGCTGAAGTATGTGACTATATTAATAAAAATTGTACTGAAAATTTAACACTAGATGATATTTCAAAAGTTGCTGGAATTAGTAAGTTTCATTTTTCTAGGCTATTTAAACAATTTAACAATATAACTTTTCATAAATATTTAAATCAAACTAGAATTAATTATGCAGTATCCTTATTTGAAAATGAAGAAAATACAATTACTGAAATAGCTCTATCTTCTGGTTTTAATAGTTTATCAACTTTTATAAGAATTTTTAAACAAGAAAAAAGATGTACACCTAGGGAATATAAAAAGGCGCACATATCTTAA
- a CDS encoding family 43 glycosylhydrolase has product MMNNLKQGLNPYLPSWEYIPDGEPYLFEDRIYVYGSHDRFNGHGYCLNDYVCWSAPVNEPQNWRYEGIIYKKTDDPANPDASMCLYAPDVTVGPDGKYYLFYVLDKLPIVSVAVCDKPAGKYKFHGYVHYLDGTKLGEKDGDEPQFDPGVLTEGNTTYLYTGFCSRADKSRSGAMGMALDSDMLTIIEEPKIVVPSQPYSEGSGFEGHEYFEAASIRKIGDTYYFVYSSIVMHELCYATSKNPLKGFEYQGVIVSNNDLHIDTYKKAETPAYYGGNNHGSIVEMNNSWYVFYHRHTNGSNFCRQGCIEKIEVDKNGKIAQVEMTSCGINGGPLVGKGEYPTYIACNLFCDKEAIYAPFNAYMDNRYPIITQDGKDGDEEIGYIGNMMKSATAGFKYFNYKDVKKITLKVRGYCQGNFEIRTEINGPVLATINVDFTNVWKEYTTDINIPNGVHPLYITYAGDGIANLASFILE; this is encoded by the coding sequence ATGATGAATAATTTAAAACAAGGATTAAACCCCTATCTTCCATCCTGGGAATATATACCAGATGGTGAACCATATCTGTTTGAAGATAGAATTTATGTGTATGGATCCCATGATCGTTTTAACGGACATGGGTATTGTCTAAATGATTATGTATGCTGGTCAGCACCTGTAAACGAACCACAAAATTGGAGATACGAAGGTATAATATATAAAAAAACTGATGATCCGGCAAACCCAGATGCATCAATGTGTCTGTATGCTCCAGATGTTACAGTTGGACCAGATGGTAAATATTATCTATTTTATGTTTTAGATAAACTACCAATTGTTTCTGTTGCAGTTTGTGATAAACCAGCAGGTAAATACAAGTTTCACGGTTATGTACACTACTTAGATGGAACAAAACTTGGAGAAAAAGATGGTGATGAACCACAATTTGATCCTGGTGTTTTAACTGAAGGGAATACAACATACCTATATACCGGCTTCTGCTCAAGGGCAGATAAATCAAGAAGTGGTGCTATGGGAATGGCTCTGGATTCAGATATGTTAACTATAATTGAAGAACCTAAAATAGTTGTTCCTAGCCAACCATATAGCGAAGGCTCAGGGTTTGAAGGGCATGAATACTTTGAAGCAGCATCTATCAGAAAAATAGGTGATACTTACTATTTTGTATACTCCTCAATAGTAATGCATGAACTCTGTTATGCTACAAGTAAAAACCCCCTTAAAGGTTTTGAATATCAGGGAGTTATTGTAAGTAATAATGACCTACATATTGATACATATAAAAAAGCAGAAACTCCAGCATATTACGGAGGAAACAACCATGGTAGTATAGTGGAAATGAACAACAGTTGGTATGTCTTTTACCATAGACACACAAATGGTAGTAACTTCTGTAGACAAGGTTGTATCGAAAAAATCGAAGTAGATAAAAATGGTAAAATAGCACAAGTGGAGATGACTTCTTGTGGTATTAATGGTGGACCTTTAGTAGGTAAAGGTGAATATCCAACATATATTGCTTGTAATTTATTCTGCGATAAAGAAGCTATATATGCTCCTTTTAACGCTTATATGGATAATAGATACCCAATAATTACTCAAGATGGTAAAGATGGGGATGAAGAGATAGGTTATATTGGTAACATGATGAAATCAGCAACAGCTGGTTTTAAATATTTTAACTATAAAGATGTTAAAAAAATAACACTTAAGGTTAGAGGTTATTGTCAAGGTAATTTTGAGATTAGAACTGAAATTAATGGACCTGTTCTTGCTACTATTAATGTGGATTTTACAAATGTTTGGAAAGAGTATACAACAGATATAAATATACCAAATGGAGTACATCCTCTATATATTACTTATGCAGGAGATGGTATTGCAAACCTTGCTTCATTCATTCTGGAATAG
- a CDS encoding sugar ABC transporter substrate-binding protein has product MHARGLKKSSKHSFSVIIPEENQDDGYWSLVIQGIKESRDELKSLGTSVNIYHFDRFSSESCKEAFDKAINDDSIGLLITPVRQSQIKEYLTDCKKPYLFIDSDIPEIKNKLTYIGQDSRKSGMLSAKLMALLVGSNSSANILIIHPYSGSSHLDERIAGFIESIKIYKPRINITTFKMLVDRDEVKNFLKKNITKFDGIFVVNSLVYTIAPLIDSSIPLIGYDIIPQNIHYIEDGTIDFIITQEPKEQGRLGVRTLYDTLILKKEVNSNIIIPMNIITKENLYTF; this is encoded by the coding sequence ATGCATGCTAGAGGACTTAAAAAATCATCCAAGCACTCATTTTCTGTAATTATCCCTGAAGAGAACCAGGATGATGGTTACTGGTCTCTTGTAATCCAAGGGATTAAAGAGTCTAGGGATGAATTAAAGAGTCTTGGTACATCCGTGAATATATATCACTTTGATAGATTTTCTAGTGAATCTTGTAAAGAAGCTTTTGATAAAGCTATTAATGATGACTCTATAGGACTTCTTATTACTCCTGTAAGACAGTCCCAGATTAAAGAATATCTAACCGATTGTAAAAAACCATATCTGTTTATCGACTCAGATATACCAGAAATTAAAAACAAGCTAACATATATTGGACAGGACTCCAGGAAAAGTGGTATGTTATCCGCTAAACTAATGGCGTTATTAGTGGGTAGTAATAGTAGTGCTAACATCCTTATTATACATCCTTATAGTGGGAGTAGTCATCTAGATGAAAGAATAGCAGGATTTATTGAATCAATAAAAATATATAAGCCAAGAATCAATATTACTACTTTTAAAATGTTAGTAGATAGAGATGAGGTAAAAAACTTCCTTAAAAAAAATATAACTAAGTTTGATGGTATTTTTGTGGTAAACTCCCTTGTTTACACCATAGCACCATTAATTGATTCCAGTATTCCTCTTATTGGATATGATATAATCCCACAGAATATTCATTATATAGAAGATGGTACAATAGATTTTATAATTACACAGGAACCTAAAGAGCAGGGACGTTTAGGTGTTAGAACCCTCTATGATACATTAATACTAAAAAAAGAGGTTAATTCTAATATAATTATTCCTATGAATATCATTACAAAAGAAAATTTATATACATTTTAA
- a CDS encoding helix-turn-helix domain-containing protein, which translates to MATIKEIADAAGVSVGTVDRILHNRGRFSAETAKKVQILVSEMGYSLTCMLEDLKNHPSTHFL; encoded by the coding sequence ATGGCTACTATTAAAGAGATAGCAGATGCTGCAGGAGTTTCAGTAGGTACTGTTGACAGAATTTTACATAATAGGGGACGATTCTCAGCAGAAACTGCTAAGAAGGTCCAAATCTTGGTATCGGAGATGGGATATTCCCTAACATGCATGCTAGAGGACTTAAAAAATCATCCAAGCACTCATTTTCTGTAA
- a CDS encoding DUF3237 family protein — MDNANWQEVIKIDVNITNIEKVESNNSQVVMISFDGTASGEFFNGSILPGAVDTQKQISDKMLSLSARYILSGKDFMDQNCKIFIENNGIVKEGDNIFYATPKILTDSTNLKWLESASLESHVIPHKNGVEVLIFSTQYK; from the coding sequence ATGGATAATGCAAATTGGCAAGAAGTTATTAAGATAGATGTCAATATCACTAATATAGAGAAAGTTGAAAGTAATAACTCCCAAGTTGTAATGATATCCTTTGATGGAACTGCAAGTGGTGAGTTTTTTAATGGCTCTATTTTACCAGGAGCTGTGGATACCCAAAAACAGATAAGTGATAAAATGCTCTCTTTGTCCGCAAGGTATATTCTTTCTGGTAAGGATTTTATGGATCAAAATTGTAAAATATTTATAGAGAATAATGGTATTGTTAAAGAAGGGGATAATATATTTTATGCTACACCTAAGATTTTAACAGATAGTACAAACCTAAAGTGGCTTGAATCAGCCTCCCTTGAGAGTCATGTTATACCCCATAAAAATGGGGTAGAGGTCCTTATCTTTTCTACACAATATAAATAA
- a CDS encoding SGNH/GDSL hydrolase family protein, which yields MSGPKAPKDPEKLRPYFYIMRDKEIFGSKQKNGSGIQFIYENDGRLINSAKIVGNIENNDILEKFKTVDGFRDVVHSIGISIEQNNSEEHIEFIFQMYGKKDIYGGGTILSTICRTNGAESRIVLSDIKWMEDDFEPGQIKFIFKKHENIAKATVRLFLNDGYTAPKVQEENDIDFESKNYKKMIERSLVSMGNPSRLIDVINRAKAGEDVTVSYIGGSITQGAGAIPINSSCYPYQSYLGFKTRFGKNDNVKYIKAGVGGTPSELGMIRFDRDVIRDKQFPDIVVVEFAVNDYGDETKGDCYESLVRKILMLPNNPAVILLFSVFANDENLQTRLAPVGELYNLPMVSILDAVTPQFKLTEKDGRVLNKNQFFYDIYHPQNIGHKIMSDCIINLFDKINNLNESNKTKTADNTLELLKQDPAIGKTFENVKLLDRKNSYIKSNITYGGFSGTDKVLQSVEMDDKLEPVPQFPYNWMYEGDKNKSSFKMTISCKALLLVFKDSGETDVAKAKVFVNDNYILTADPHENGWVHCNPIIIINEKTSKEYNVEICIVDGDEDKKFTILGFGYVE from the coding sequence ATGAGTGGACCAAAAGCACCTAAAGATCCAGAAAAGTTACGTCCTTATTTTTATATTATGAGGGACAAAGAGATTTTTGGTTCTAAACAAAAAAATGGAAGCGGAATTCAATTTATATATGAGAACGATGGCAGACTGATAAATAGTGCTAAAATAGTTGGAAATATAGAAAATAACGATATATTAGAAAAATTTAAAACAGTAGATGGTTTTAGAGACGTTGTTCACAGTATAGGAATATCTATTGAACAAAATAACAGTGAAGAACATATTGAATTTATTTTTCAAATGTACGGTAAAAAAGATATTTATGGTGGTGGAACTATTTTAAGTACTATTTGTAGAACTAATGGAGCAGAGTCAAGAATCGTATTATCTGATATAAAATGGATGGAAGATGATTTTGAGCCTGGGCAGATAAAATTTATATTTAAAAAACATGAAAATATTGCTAAAGCAACAGTAAGACTATTCCTAAATGATGGGTACACCGCACCTAAAGTTCAAGAAGAGAACGATATTGATTTTGAATCTAAAAATTACAAAAAAATGATAGAAAGATCACTAGTTTCAATGGGTAATCCATCAAGATTAATTGATGTTATAAATAGAGCTAAAGCGGGTGAAGATGTTACAGTTTCTTATATCGGAGGTTCTATTACACAGGGAGCTGGAGCTATTCCTATTAACAGTTCCTGTTACCCTTATCAGTCCTATTTGGGTTTTAAAACTAGGTTTGGAAAAAATGATAATGTTAAATATATTAAAGCAGGAGTTGGTGGTACACCTTCTGAGTTAGGAATGATAAGATTCGATAGGGATGTTATACGGGATAAACAATTTCCAGATATTGTTGTAGTTGAGTTTGCAGTGAATGATTACGGAGATGAAACAAAAGGTGATTGTTATGAGAGTCTTGTTCGTAAGATTTTAATGTTACCCAATAATCCTGCTGTGATTTTACTATTTTCAGTTTTTGCAAATGATGAAAATCTACAAACACGTTTAGCTCCAGTTGGTGAGCTTTATAACCTACCAATGGTAAGTATTTTAGACGCAGTAACACCTCAGTTTAAGTTAACTGAAAAAGACGGTAGAGTTTTAAACAAAAATCAATTCTTTTATGATATTTATCACCCACAGAATATAGGGCATAAAATAATGTCTGATTGTATTATAAACCTATTTGATAAAATTAATAATTTAAATGAATCAAATAAAACTAAAACAGCAGATAATACATTAGAATTATTAAAACAGGATCCTGCTATAGGAAAAACCTTTGAGAATGTAAAACTTCTTGATCGAAAAAACAGTTATATTAAATCTAATATTACCTATGGTGGATTTTCAGGTACAGATAAAGTTTTACAATCTGTTGAGATGGATGATAAATTAGAACCTGTTCCTCAATTTCCTTATAACTGGATGTATGAAGGTGATAAAAACAAGTCATCATTTAAAATGACAATCAGTTGTAAAGCTCTTTTATTAGTATTTAAAGACTCTGGAGAGACAGATGTTGCTAAAGCTAAAGTTTTTGTTAACGATAACTATATACTTACAGCAGATCCCCATGAGAACGGATGGGTTCACTGTAACCCAATAATAATAATAAATGAAAAAACAAGTAAAGAATATAATGTCGAAATATGTATTGTAGATGGTGATGAAGATAAAAAGTTTACAATACTTGGTTTTGGTTATGTTGAATAA
- a CDS encoding alpha/beta hydrolase produces the protein MNSIPTNFKSRNSNVTYGELIKIKYNSTVVGNVREANVILPPNYDPNTKYPVLYLLHGIGGDENEWLGGKPVEVIGNIINSGDVKPMITVIPNVRARKNDSGNPSDIFTKGHFDAFDNFINDLQKDLIPYIKTNYNILEGRENTAIAGLSMGGRESIYIGITLQSIFGYIGAFSPAFGLLEYSNNNVTENGLLNQEGFVLKDEFKDTLIIIIHGDADPVVRDEPFKYHMAFENNGVKHTFKEIPGDMILMSGLMVYISLLNLYINGIYG, from the coding sequence ATGAATAGTATACCTACAAACTTTAAATCTAGAAATAGTAATGTTACTTATGGAGAGTTAATTAAAATAAAATATAACTCTACTGTTGTTGGTAATGTTAGAGAAGCAAACGTAATATTACCTCCTAATTATGATCCTAATACAAAATACCCTGTACTTTATCTTCTTCATGGGATCGGTGGGGATGAAAATGAATGGCTTGGTGGTAAACCTGTAGAGGTTATTGGAAATATAATTAATAGTGGTGATGTTAAACCAATGATTACTGTAATTCCAAATGTTCGAGCAAGAAAAAATGATTCAGGTAATCCTTCTGATATTTTTACCAAAGGACATTTTGATGCATTTGATAACTTTATAAATGATCTACAAAAAGATCTAATACCATATATAAAAACTAACTATAATATTTTAGAAGGTAGAGAAAACACAGCTATAGCTGGACTTAGTATGGGTGGCCGGGAGTCTATATATATTGGTATTACCCTACAGAGTATATTTGGTTACATAGGTGCATTTAGCCCTGCATTCGGTTTACTAGAATATTCTAATAATAATGTTACAGAAAATGGTCTTTTAAACCAGGAAGGTTTTGTTTTAAAGGATGAGTTTAAAGATACATTAATTATAATAATTCACGGGGATGCTGATCCTGTTGTAAGAGATGAACCTTTTAAGTATCATATGGCCTTTGAGAATAATGGTGTAAAACATACATTTAAAGAGATCCCTGGGGACATGATTTTAATGTCTGGTCTAATGGTTTATATTTCTTTGTTAAATCTATATATTAATGGAATATATGGATAA
- a CDS encoding AraC family transcriptional regulator, whose translation MLIHQLEYFENIKFNNSDFPFILFTSFGLTTHPHWHINSELMYVEKGELTLYINGEPKKCSKGDIFYLPQNYLHSVVTNCSCKYYVLVLGKDLLLSEKDDPILTPIKSIISGEIKTKPIQIQPGNRQHTLLLPIIESIITEDTTAKSFYKIMIKTYVIQLFSLLLRYNSDIQDSNLQPISSRLLDIKRTLDYVTNNYMNKITIESISKNFGLSEQHFSRLFKQFTGKTFIEHLTHYRLEQGKNLLLNTDLPVSRIPELTGFCNPCYFSRVYKNHYGISPTETRKKLMKQQSINI comes from the coding sequence GTGTTGATTCATCAATTAGAATATTTTGAGAATATTAAATTTAATAACTCTGATTTCCCATTTATACTTTTTACATCATTTGGATTAACTACTCATCCCCACTGGCATATAAACTCTGAATTAATGTATGTTGAAAAAGGAGAACTTACACTTTATATAAATGGTGAACCTAAAAAATGTTCAAAAGGTGATATCTTTTATCTACCACAAAATTATTTACATAGTGTTGTAACAAATTGTAGCTGTAAATATTATGTTCTTGTACTAGGTAAAGATCTATTATTAAGTGAAAAGGATGATCCAATACTAACACCAATTAAGTCTATAATCTCTGGAGAAATAAAGACAAAACCTATTCAAATACAACCCGGAAACAGACAACACACACTGTTGTTACCAATAATAGAGAGTATAATTACTGAGGACACAACAGCAAAATCTTTTTACAAAATTATGATAAAAACTTATGTAATACAGCTTTTCTCTCTACTATTACGTTATAATTCAGACATACAGGATAGTAATTTACAACCTATTAGTTCCAGGCTTCTAGATATAAAAAGAACATTAGATTACGTAACAAATAACTATATGAATAAAATTACTATAGAGAGTATTAGTAAAAACTTTGGACTAAGTGAACAACACTTCTCCCGTCTATTTAAACAATTTACTGGTAAAACATTTATAGAACACTTAACCCATTACCGTCTTGAGCAAGGAAAAAACCTTCTATTAAATACTGATCTACCTGTTTCAAGAATCCCGGAATTAACCGGATTTTGTAACCCCTGTTACTTTTCCAGGGTTTATAAAAACCATTATGGCATTTCCCCAACAGAAACCAGAAAAAAGTTAATGAAACAACAATCAATTAATATTTAA